One window of Acidobacteriaceae bacterium genomic DNA carries:
- a CDS encoding sigma-70 family RNA polymerase sigma factor — protein sequence MTWDEVLDSVQAGESAAAESRMDRDAFAGFYERTARPLWAYLMRVSGDPALADDLVQESFVRMLCSTTPLDGEVHAKRYLFRIATNLLRDYWRRPKASSIEDVPEGMFARDGGDGADAQMMLEPRLLQLRPRERQLLWLAHAEGYSHKEIAEIMGLRSPSIRLMLFRARRRMADLLGEECA from the coding sequence ATGACCTGGGATGAGGTTCTCGACAGTGTGCAGGCGGGTGAGAGCGCTGCAGCCGAGTCGCGCATGGACAGAGATGCGTTTGCTGGATTCTACGAACGGACAGCGCGGCCGCTGTGGGCGTACCTGATGCGGGTGTCGGGCGATCCGGCGCTGGCGGATGACCTGGTGCAGGAGAGCTTTGTGCGGATGCTGTGCTCGACGACGCCGCTGGATGGCGAGGTGCATGCCAAGCGCTACCTTTTCCGCATCGCGACGAATCTGTTGCGGGACTACTGGCGGAGGCCGAAGGCGTCGTCGATTGAAGATGTGCCGGAGGGCATGTTTGCGAGAGATGGCGGCGATGGGGCGGATGCGCAGATGATGCTGGAGCCGCGGCTGTTGCAGCTTCGTCCGCGAGAACGGCAGTTGTTGTGGCTGGCGCACGCGGAGGGATACTCGCACAAGGAGATTGCCGAGATTATGGGGCTACGGTCTCCGAGCATACGGTTGATGCTGTTCCGCGCACGGCGAAGGATGGCGGATCTGCTGGGCGAGGAGTGTGCGTGA